TAGAGGCCGATGGCGTAGAAGAGCAGCGCCTGCGCGGTGGCGGCGGTGTCGGCCGCCCCGAAGCGCCCGTGCTGGTAGATGAGGGCGATGATCGGCTCGGCGAGCACCATGAGCCCGACCGCCGACGGGACGTTGAGGAAGGCGACCATCCGCAGCGCCGAGCCGAGGGTGTCCTTCACGGCCGGCAGGTCGCGGGCCGCCGCCTTCTGCGCCACCCCCGCCCCGGCGACGGTGGCGATGGCGACGCCGAAGACGCCGAGCGGGAACTGCATCAGGCGGAAGGCGAAGTTGAGCCAGCTCACCGCCCCGCGCTGGTGCGAGGCGAAGATGGTGTTCACGACGATGTTGACCTGGGTCGCGGAGAGCCCGACCACCGCCGCCGCCATGAGCCGGCCGATGCGGCGGACGCCCGGCTCGCGGCGCGCGCCGGCGAGCCGAGGCCGGAACCGGAACCCGGTGGCGCGCAGGCTCGGCCACTGCGCGAGCAGCTGCAGGAGCCCGCCGAGGAGCGTGCCGGCCGACCAGCCCACCACCGCCTTCACCGGCCCCGCCCCGGCCGCCCAGAGCCCCAGGCCGACCGCGATCGACCCCACGTTGAAGAGGGCGGGGGCGATCGCCGGCGCGGTGAAGCGCGACTGCGCGTTGAGCATGCCCATCACCGCCGCCGACAGCGAGACGAGCAGGAGGAACGGCATCATGATGCGGGTGAGGAGGACGGTGAGCTCCCACTGCTCCGAGAAGCCGGGGGCCACCAGCGCCACCACCTGCGGCGCGAGCAGCACGCCCACCAGCGTGAGCGCGCCCACCACCACCACGATGAGGCCCAGGACCAGGTTCGCCAGGCGGAACGCCTCGCCCTGCCCGCGGTTGCGCTGGTAGTCGGCGAAGGTGGGGACGAAGGCGGCCGAGAGCGCCCCCTCGGCGAACAGGTCCCGCAGGAGGTTCGGGATCCGGAAGGCCGCGATGTAGGCGTCCGAGAAGACGTTCGCGCCCACCAGAGCCGCGAAGAGCTGATCGCGGACGAGCCCGAGCACCCGCGACGCCATGGTCGCGGCCGAGATCCAGAGGGCCCGGGCCATCCGCACCGGGGCCGCCGCGGCGGGGGCTCCCATCGCGCGCTCAGTGCTTGTCGGAGGCCGTCCCCTTGGACGCGGCCTCCTTCTTCATCATCCAGGCCTTCGCCTGGGACTGGATCGTCTGCGGCACGTTGCGGTCCCGCGCCAGCTCCTTGATGTCCTTCTCCTGCAGCGTGTAGAGGAACTTGAGCGCGGTGGGCAGCGGGACCTTGGGGTTCTTCACCAGCGCCATCTTGATGGCGTAGACCTTGAGGTACTCGCGCGCGGTGTAGATGTGCCGGAGCACGTCCGTGTTCACCGTGCGCGAGGTGGCGATGGTCATGATCTCGCCGTCGGTGATGCGCGGGCTCGTCACCGCCGCCATGCAGACGAGCTTGTTGGAGTCGCGCAGGAGGAGCGTGCGCGCCTCCTTGTTGCCCAGGGTGGCGAGCTTGATCTTGTCGGAGACCGACATGCGCAGCACCCGCTGCGTCATGTTGAGCTTCTTCTGCTGCTCGACCGGGGTCTCCGCTTGCGTCACCGGCTGCGTCTCCTCCACCAGCTCGGCGGAGTAGTCGCGCATGAGCTCCTGGGCGGTGTCCTCCGCTGGCGGCGCCGCGGTCGGGTCCACCCCGTGGACGCGCAGGTGCGCCGCCACGAGCTGCGGCACGTCGAGGAGCGTGAGCCCGTTGCGGACGCAGAACTCGCAGGCGCCGTCCACCGTCGAGGCGAGCGCGTTCGGGTTCTTGCACAGCCCGCGGACGATGTCGTCGCAGCGGAGCAGGCGGAGCTCGTTCTGCCGGATGATCTCGGCCAGCGGCTGGGAGACGGCGGGCGCGAGGCGCGCCACGGTCTCGTCCTTCG
This region of Anaeromyxobacter diazotrophicus genomic DNA includes:
- the murJ gene encoding murein biosynthesis integral membrane protein MurJ produces the protein MGAPAAAAPVRMARALWISAATMASRVLGLVRDQLFAALVGANVFSDAYIAAFRIPNLLRDLFAEGALSAAFVPTFADYQRNRGQGEAFRLANLVLGLIVVVVGALTLVGVLLAPQVVALVAPGFSEQWELTVLLTRIMMPFLLLVSLSAAVMGMLNAQSRFTAPAIAPALFNVGSIAVGLGLWAAGAGPVKAVVGWSAGTLLGGLLQLLAQWPSLRATGFRFRPRLAGARREPGVRRIGRLMAAAVVGLSATQVNIVVNTIFASHQRGAVSWLNFAFRLMQFPLGVFGVAIATVAGAGVAQKAAARDLPAVKDTLGSALRMVAFLNVPSAVGLMVLAEPIIALIYQHGRFGAADTAATAQALLFYAIGLYAYSGVKVFAPAFYALDEARVPVLGSFLGMAANVALNVTLYPVLGFRGVALGTSLAATVNFAVLVVAWRRRHGGLGGAGIGPQLARVLLASAALAGTAWGAHAWLAGALRWHGLARQLALAFVPIAAAAAVYLVAARLLGVRELSDFAGAVRRRRGRPPVRA